Within the Halomonas sp. HL-93 genome, the region GGCGTTAAACACGCGCTTTTATGCGATGACCTACGGCACGCCGGTGATTATGGCAAACCGCTTCGGGCCGGAAGGCGACAGCCATTTCTGGGGCGGCTCGCGCATTCTCGGACCGGGCGGCGAGATACTGGCGAAAGCCGACGACAAAGAAGCACTGATTGTTGCCGACTTGTCACGCACCGCGATTGCCAAGGCACGCTTCGAGCTGCCCACCCACCGCGATGCCGACACACCGCTGGTGAGAGAACTAATGGCCGGGTACCGCTAACAGCCGGCTTGGCTATTGACGCTTAGCGTCCAAGCAAGGCGTCGTTAAACGGATAGCGGGAAAGCCGCTCAATGCCGGTCTCGGTGATCAGCACTTCCTCTTCCAGCTTGACGCCATCGGCGGCACCCACCTCGCCAATGTAGCTTTCCACCGAGACCACCATCCCGGGCTCCAGAACACCGTCCTTGGAGAAGCGATCAAAATCCATATGGTGGGCGACCAGCGGGGTCTCACCGTGCATGCCCACCCCGTGAATGATCGACGGGTAACGGCGGTCAATAAAGCGCTCGGGGATTTTCCAGGCCTTCTCAGCGATTTCACGGTAGCTGATACCGGGTTTGAGCAAGCCCATGTTGTGGTGCACCTGGTCGTAAGCCATACGATATATTTCGCGCTGGTAGGCCGTTGGCTTGCCCGGCCCGACATGGAAGGTGCGCGAGAAATCTGAGTAATAGCCATGGCAACCGATGGTATCGGTATCCAG harbors:
- a CDS encoding nitrilase-related carbon-nitrogen hydrolase, with amino-acid sequence MTYGTPVIMANRFGPEGDSHFWGGSRILGPGGEILAKADDKEALIVADLSRTAIAKARFELPTHRDADTPLVRELMAGYR